Part of the Woronichinia naegeliana WA131 genome, GGAAAGAAAAGCCGAGGACTTATAGGGAAGTGGCAAGAAAAGAGTACTTAGCCATAGCAAAAAAACGTCGTGTGTCAAAAAAAGAAAGAAGAAAAGGAACAAAAAAACAACTAGGATATATAAAAAGAAACTTGTCTGATATAGAAAAAATGATAGAAGAGGGAGCAAAGTTAGAAAAACTAACGAAAAAAGAGCAAGAAGAGCTTGTAACGATAGGAAAAGTGTATGAGCAACAGTTAGAAATGTATGAAAAAAAGACAAATAAAGTAGAAAACAGAATTGTGAGTGTAAGCCAACCTCACGTGCGTCCAATAGTGCGTGGAAAAGCGGGAAAAGCAGTAGAGTTTGGAGCTAAAATATCGGCAAGTAATGTGAATGGCTTTGTCTTCTTAGACAAATTAAGTTGGGATAATTACAACGAATCGGGAGATTTACAAGCGCGAATAGAAGAATATAAAAGGGAAACAGGATGTTATCCGGAATCGGTTCATGTGGATAAAATCTATCGAACAAAAGCGAATCGAGCTTATTGTAAAGAAAGGGATATAAGAATGAGTGGTCCCCGATTGGGAAGACCGCCGAAAGAGGTGAGCAAAGAAAAAAAGAAAGAGGCACGCTCAGATGAAAGAGTGCGTAATGCCATTAAGGGTAAATTCGGACAGGGAAAGGGGAAATTTAGTCTTGGTCGAGTGATGGCCAAACTACCTGAGACCTCGGAAACGGTAATTGCGATGAACTTTTTGGTAATGAATCTTTCTACTGGGAGCATCTCACTTATGCCATAAGTATTAATACTTATGGGCAGAAAAATAAGACTTTGAACTTTATCGAACTTTATCAAAAAAAGAAATGAGAGTATAATAGTCGAGACCCACTTTCCAAAATCTATCCCAATTGAGGAACAATCTCATGTTATCAGTGTTATCAGAAAATGAAAAAAGGATTCAAGAGTTATGTCAAGAGTTGGGAGAATGTCTCTATCAACAATCTCAAGTTAAAACATTTAATAATTTGGGAGAAATAGAGGAGACTGTCAGAGACTTAATGATTCAGTATGTCAACCCAGAAATAGGTATTTTTTTGTCAAAACAAGTACAGAGGAAACCACAGGTCGGATACGAACAGTAAAAAGTATTTTGGGGGAATTGCCCATTACAGAAAAACAAGCGAAGAAATTAGAACTAAAGCCTCGAACTCAGATGAGTCCAATGTTAGAGAAGAACTGTTTGCTACTGAGTGGCGATGAGTCTTATGAAAAAGCAGCTAAGAAAATCCAATCATTGACGGGAATTGCTGTTTCTCACAGTACGCAACAACGCCTTGTACATCGCTATCATTTTGAAGAATTACCCTCTAACACAGAAGTCGAAGAAATTAGCATAGATGGTGGGAAGGTACGACTCAGAACTCCCAAGGGAGAACCCTTAATTTGGCGTGATTATAAAGGAGTCAGTTTTCATCAATTGGGGGTAGCTGCCTTTTTTCAAGATAACTCGGCTTTATTAGATTTGGTTAATTCTCAAATTTTGGCTAAGCCTTTAATTTGTTTGGGAGATGGACATGATGGTATCTGGAACTTATTTCGTGAGATAGGACAGAAACATGAGCGAATTGAAATTTTGGACTGGTATCACTTAATTGAAAACCTCTATAAAGTTGGGGGGTCATTCCAGCGAATTGAGGAGGTCAAGTCTTTTCTTTGGACGGGTGAAGTGGATGCCGCTATCTCCTGTTTT contains:
- a CDS encoding ISKra4 family transposase (programmed frameshift), which translates into the protein MLSENEKRIQELCQELGECLYQQSQVKTFNNLGEIEETVRDLMIQYVNPEIGNFFVKTSTEETTGRIRTVKSILGELPITEKQAKKLELKPRTQMSPMLEKNCLLLSGDESYEKAAKKIQSLTGIAVSHSTQQRLVHRYHFEELPSNTEVEEISIDGGKVRLRTPKGEPLIWRDYKGVSFHQLGVAAFFQDNSALLDLVNSQILAKPLICLGDGHDGIWNLFREIGQKHERIEILDWYHLIENLYKVGGSFQRIEEVKSFLWTGEVDAAISCFEGWSEPQAENFIIYLNKHKHRIVNYGYLQAEGISIGSGSVESQVKQIGHRLKITGASWNSDNVPQVLRHRCSYLGLAEKS